The following proteins are co-located in the Marispirochaeta aestuarii genome:
- a CDS encoding sensor histidine kinase, whose product MRRGKHQPLGPISSILTVTLLYIILIILVLVLARQILIDISAGEQLDNIYIIPLGIVLPVFLFGTVGLQIIKLIRDRRENRPGTRFKTKLMVFFFAISLLASLPQAILSLAFIDTALHSWYSTDLGEALDGGVEIALAYNSERVDNLVNLAESSLFYRLLNESDYSSLWESLQEANSAVDSLQIFRGFESVHFSGDPVLMLDEPPETIAENGIVPKEYLGPVTVQRVAREFRVGDGDIVNIVFSSRFPDDFGASAEKLTQSRQSYRQIQEYKNIFRIILLIFFSYFSLPVFLLAILVSFLLSDELIRPIVSLEEATRRASEGDFSYRILGRSRDELSILTASFNRMMSELENSRRTTLQTEKVTAWQEIAQRLAHEIRNPLTPIKLSAQRILRRYEKDPGRIGEILEGAVSSIIREVENLDLLLQEFRDFARLPRPSRYPIKLANLLDEIGSQYRSGYPDISFDFSAVDRDIELPLDREQISRVFTNLFKNAVEAMGSEGRIIVRTDLVRKGNTRYCRVQVEDSGSGIATENQGEVFHPYFTTKSHGTGLGLPIVERIVFDHHGQIWFESAIGVGTTFFIDLPLEL is encoded by the coding sequence ATGAGAAGAGGAAAACACCAGCCCCTGGGACCTATCAGCAGCATCCTCACCGTCACCCTGCTCTACATCATTCTGATTATCCTGGTCCTTGTTCTCGCCCGGCAGATCCTTATCGATATTTCCGCCGGCGAGCAGCTGGACAATATTTATATTATTCCCCTGGGAATCGTGCTGCCGGTCTTTCTTTTCGGAACCGTGGGATTACAGATAATCAAACTGATACGGGATCGCAGGGAAAACCGGCCGGGAACACGGTTCAAGACCAAACTGATGGTCTTTTTTTTCGCCATCAGCCTCCTCGCATCCCTCCCGCAGGCGATACTTTCTCTGGCCTTCATCGATACGGCCCTCCACTCCTGGTATTCCACGGATCTGGGCGAAGCCCTGGACGGCGGAGTAGAGATTGCCCTGGCCTATAACAGCGAGCGGGTGGACAATCTGGTCAATCTTGCCGAGAGCTCCCTCTTTTACCGTCTGCTGAATGAGTCGGATTACAGTTCCCTGTGGGAATCCCTGCAGGAAGCGAACAGTGCCGTTGACAGCCTGCAGATTTTCAGAGGTTTCGAGTCGGTCCATTTCTCCGGAGATCCGGTATTGATGCTCGATGAACCGCCGGAGACAATCGCCGAGAATGGTATTGTCCCGAAGGAGTACCTGGGTCCCGTTACGGTCCAGCGGGTAGCCAGGGAGTTCCGCGTAGGGGACGGCGATATAGTAAATATTGTATTCAGCAGCCGTTTCCCCGATGATTTCGGAGCTTCTGCGGAGAAACTGACCCAGAGCCGTCAGTCCTACCGCCAGATTCAGGAGTACAAGAACATATTCAGGATCATCCTGCTGATCTTTTTCTCCTATTTTTCCTTACCGGTATTTCTGCTCGCCATCCTGGTCAGTTTTCTTCTCAGCGACGAACTGATCCGGCCCATAGTCTCCCTGGAGGAGGCAACCCGCAGGGCCTCGGAGGGGGACTTCTCCTACCGGATTCTCGGACGCTCTCGGGACGAGCTTTCCATCCTGACCGCCTCCTTCAACCGGATGATGTCGGAACTGGAAAACAGCCGCCGCACCACCCTGCAGACCGAAAAGGTGACCGCCTGGCAGGAGATAGCCCAACGCCTGGCCCACGAAATCCGGAACCCCCTGACTCCCATCAAGCTCTCGGCCCAGCGAATACTCAGACGCTACGAAAAGGACCCGGGAAGGATCGGAGAAATCCTGGAAGGAGCAGTAAGTTCCATTATACGGGAGGTGGAAAACCTGGATCTGCTGCTTCAGGAGTTTCGGGATTTCGCCAGACTGCCCCGTCCTTCAAGGTATCCCATCAAACTGGCGAATCTCCTTGACGAGATAGGTTCCCAGTACCGTTCGGGATACCCCGATATATCCTTCGATTTCTCCGCCGTGGACCGGGATATCGAGCTGCCCCTGGACAGGGAACAGATCAGCCGGGTATTCACCAATCTTTTCAAGAACGCCGTGGAAGCCATGGGCAGCGAAGGAAGAATAATAGTCAGGACCGACCTTGTCCGAAAGGGAAATACCCGCTATTGTAGAGTGCAGGTTGAAGATTCCGGTAGCGGAATTGCGACGGAAAACCAGGGAGAAGTTTTTCATCCCTATTTTACCACCAAATCCCACGGCACCGGTCTCGGACTCCCCATTGTTGAACGTATTGTATTTGATCATCACGGTCAGATCTGGTTTGAATCCGCCATCGGGGTCGGCACGACCTTTTTTATCGATCTACCCCTGGAGCTTTAA
- a CDS encoding sigma-54-dependent transcriptional regulator, with the protein MSLVLVIDDEPGIRSVLHDILTDEGYSVISAEDGIEGLALLRENPVDLVILDVWLPNMGGIDVLKQIKEEYPDLEVIVISGHANIDMAVKAVKLGAFDFIEKPLSLDRLLTICRNAFQLEELRRENTNLKRSLFIEDEIIGESPGINKVRERIRQSAASDAKVLILGDNGTGKELVAREIHRQSGRAAGPFVEVNCAAIPDTLIESELFGHEKGAFTGAVSRRKGKFESADGGTLFLDEIADMSLNAQAKVLRVIQEQLFQRVGGEVQISVNVRLLAATNKDIQAEIRAGRFREDLFFRLNVVPVHVPSLRDRLEDLPLLVEYFMRRYASDDPAGTVRHFSNEAMQVLQNYLWPGNIRELKNFIERINIMSDEESISAETALYYLGEQQVSPAHTDLRDYLDLRLNEAKELFEKRFLETKLQECGYNISQTAGNLGIYPSNLHSKIKKYSIEIKK; encoded by the coding sequence ATGAGTTTGGTACTGGTTATCGACGATGAACCCGGCATTCGCAGCGTTCTCCATGATATTCTCACCGATGAAGGTTACTCGGTCATCAGCGCCGAAGACGGTATCGAAGGTCTCGCCCTGCTCAGGGAGAATCCCGTCGATCTGGTAATCCTCGATGTATGGCTCCCCAACATGGGGGGAATCGATGTGCTGAAGCAGATCAAGGAGGAGTATCCCGATCTTGAGGTCATCGTGATTTCAGGACACGCGAACATCGACATGGCTGTTAAGGCGGTAAAACTGGGAGCCTTCGACTTCATTGAAAAACCCCTCTCCCTGGACAGACTTCTCACCATCTGCCGTAACGCCTTTCAGCTGGAAGAACTGCGCAGGGAAAACACCAACCTGAAAAGGTCCCTCTTCATCGAGGATGAGATTATCGGAGAGAGTCCGGGGATCAATAAGGTCAGGGAACGGATCCGTCAGAGCGCCGCCTCCGACGCCAAGGTCCTGATCCTGGGGGATAACGGTACGGGAAAAGAGCTGGTTGCCCGGGAGATCCACCGCCAGAGCGGCAGGGCCGCCGGGCCTTTTGTGGAGGTAAACTGCGCCGCCATTCCCGATACCCTGATCGAAAGCGAACTCTTCGGCCACGAAAAAGGGGCTTTTACCGGGGCAGTTTCCCGGAGAAAGGGCAAATTTGAGTCCGCCGACGGCGGTACCCTCTTTCTTGACGAGATAGCCGATATGTCCCTGAACGCCCAGGCCAAGGTTCTGCGGGTGATTCAGGAGCAGCTCTTTCAGCGTGTCGGCGGTGAGGTACAGATCAGCGTGAATGTACGCCTGCTGGCGGCAACGAACAAGGACATTCAGGCGGAGATCCGGGCCGGCCGCTTTCGGGAGGACCTGTTTTTCCGGCTCAACGTGGTACCTGTTCATGTTCCCTCTCTGCGGGATCGGCTGGAGGACCTGCCCCTGCTGGTGGAGTATTTTATGCGGAGATACGCCTCCGATGACCCCGCGGGGACAGTCAGGCATTTCTCCAATGAAGCAATGCAGGTTTTACAGAATTATTTATGGCCCGGAAACATAAGGGAATTGAAAAATTTCATAGAACGGATTAATATAATGAGCGACGAAGAGAGTATTTCAGCCGAGACCGCGTTATATTATCTTGGTGAACAGCAGGTCAGCCCTGCGCATACCGATCTTCGGGACTACCTCGATTTGAGACTGAACGAAGCAAAAGAGCTCTTTGAGAAACGGTTTCTTGAAACCAAGTTGCAGGAATGCGGATACAACATATCGCAGACCGCGGGGAATCTGGGTATCTATCCCAGTAACCTGCACAGTAAGATTAAGAAATACAGTATCGAGATCAAGAAATGA
- the lexA gene encoding transcriptional repressor LexA — protein MKKLTSRQNEVLSFIKEYLSDHRYPPTIREIASNFSISVKGAYDHVKALEKKGHLRSGSSKSRALEIISQDGSSGDEILDIPVLGNVAAGIPLFAEENFDGQVRVPASQLSRGEHFALKVKGDSMQNAGILDGDTAVFLKTESAYNGDIIVARINDEAVTLKRFYREKNRVKLKSENPVYPPIYTQNVRVLGKLQYLIRCYE, from the coding sequence ATGAAGAAACTGACCAGTCGACAGAACGAAGTCCTCAGTTTTATTAAAGAGTATCTATCAGACCACCGGTATCCTCCAACGATCCGTGAGATTGCTTCCAATTTCTCCATCTCGGTTAAAGGAGCCTACGACCACGTTAAGGCCCTGGAAAAGAAGGGACACCTGCGTTCGGGCTCCAGTAAAAGCCGCGCCCTCGAGATCATCTCCCAGGATGGCTCCTCCGGTGACGAAATACTGGATATCCCGGTCCTTGGAAACGTAGCAGCGGGTATTCCGCTCTTTGCGGAGGAAAACTTCGACGGACAGGTCAGGGTTCCCGCTTCCCAGCTTTCCCGGGGTGAACATTTTGCCCTGAAGGTAAAGGGAGACAGCATGCAGAACGCAGGAATACTGGATGGAGACACAGCCGTCTTCCTGAAAACCGAGAGCGCCTATAACGGGGACATCATCGTTGCCCGCATAAACGACGAAGCGGTTACCCTGAAACGTTTCTACCGGGAAAAAAACCGGGTCAAACTGAAATCCGAGAATCCCGTCTACCCGCCTATCTACACCCAGAATGTCCGCGTTCTTGGAAAACTTCAGTATCTGATCCGCTGTTATGAGTAA
- the holA gene encoding DNA polymerase III subunit delta has translation MSKSIFLLLGPENGEKERFIARLRSDLEKKAGGSLETSSFYPYDTSMADVVSDMRNGSLFASSKLVKISRIEDLKKEGVDSLIEYIASPAPGVTLLLLSDEIGSDPKSPPGKLKKPLPKENVKIFWELFENQKQGWILSYFREKKMGIHQEALELLLDLVDNNTLDLKEACGRLALYYGEGRQLSVEDVESQILHSKEENVFSLFAKIAEGDLAGSLDICIKILESGAGQAVQILGGIIWQFRRLHALRLLLDSNFSEQEALNRVNIRGKRNGQISLQGAANYSSEDLGRILALQARYDGLLRSTPAEAHSHVLSMFFYYAVARKGLEEEPVLP, from the coding sequence ATGAGTAAATCCATCTTTCTTCTCCTGGGCCCCGAAAACGGGGAAAAGGAACGTTTTATCGCCCGTCTCCGCAGTGATCTGGAAAAGAAGGCCGGAGGGTCCCTGGAAACATCGAGCTTCTATCCCTACGACACCTCCATGGCGGATGTTGTTTCGGATATGCGAAACGGCTCACTCTTCGCTTCCAGCAAACTGGTAAAAATCAGCCGCATCGAGGATCTGAAAAAAGAGGGAGTAGATTCCCTGATCGAATATATCGCCTCCCCTGCCCCGGGAGTGACCCTGCTTCTCCTTTCAGATGAAATCGGGAGTGACCCGAAAAGCCCTCCGGGAAAACTGAAAAAGCCTCTTCCAAAGGAGAATGTTAAGATCTTCTGGGAGCTCTTTGAGAACCAGAAACAGGGCTGGATTCTCTCCTACTTCCGGGAAAAAAAGATGGGGATCCATCAGGAGGCCCTGGAACTTCTTCTGGACCTGGTGGACAACAACACCCTGGACCTGAAGGAGGCCTGCGGACGCCTTGCCCTTTACTATGGAGAAGGACGCCAGCTGAGTGTGGAGGATGTGGAAAGCCAGATACTCCACAGCAAGGAAGAGAACGTCTTCAGCCTCTTTGCCAAGATTGCCGAGGGGGATCTGGCCGGCAGCCTGGATATCTGCATCAAGATTCTGGAATCCGGAGCAGGTCAGGCGGTGCAGATCCTGGGAGGGATAATCTGGCAGTTCCGCAGGCTCCACGCCCTGCGTCTGCTTTTGGACAGCAACTTCAGCGAACAGGAAGCCCTCAACCGGGTCAACATCCGGGGCAAACGGAACGGGCAGATCAGCCTGCAGGGAGCAGCCAACTACAGCTCCGAGGATCTGGGCCGTATTCTCGCCCTCCAGGCCCGCTACGACGGGCTCCTGCGAAGCACTCCCGCCGAAGCCCATTCCCATGTATTGAGCATGTTTTTCTACTACGCCGTCGCCCGCAAGGGTCTGGAAGAAGAGCCGGTTCTGCCTTAA
- the uvrC gene encoding excinuclease ABC subunit UvrC, with protein sequence MKERGDDERLIDLKEQVAEFPHSPGVYIMKDSSSRVIYVGKAVDLRKRAGSYFIGEKDIKTRFLVQRIASIEYIVTANEYEALVLENNLIKQWTPRYNVNLKDGKSYPVIRITADEFPRVFRTRRIVRDGSEYFGPYPDARSVDRYLELIERLFPLRKCKGKLKKRDTPCLYYHIGRCRAPCVGKISREDYAREVDRVRKLLSGATEELISDLKAEMEEAAADLKFEKAASLRDSIAAVVSVEEGQQVQDFQEESRDYLAVATAGRFASFAVMQMRGGKLVGRELYGNVSPQDEEELLFDFLLQYYTPDHRPPEIIYLSHRVNKALLGEFFSSQGWTECSVEVPEEGRHRSIVHMALENASMDVQKRQKASANLPALEELRIVLGLGSLPRRIEGFDIAHLAGKHTVASLVSFYNGNPDKKNYRSFNIRSLKGEIDDFQAMREAMARRYTRVLNEGLPRPDLVVIDGGKGQLNAALEIIRGLGLEEVAVIGLAKKNEEIFLPGRSDPVSLPETAEALKVLQAVRDESHRFATSLSRRQRSSDLHLGRLTGIPGIGERRAAALIQEFGGIDGLSAASYEDLRNRGRLPEAVAERVVAEFSAKKPDSGN encoded by the coding sequence ATGAAGGAACGCGGCGACGATGAACGGCTGATCGATCTCAAGGAACAGGTTGCGGAGTTCCCCCACAGCCCGGGGGTCTACATAATGAAGGATTCCTCCTCCCGGGTCATCTACGTGGGCAAGGCGGTGGACCTGCGCAAGCGGGCGGGTTCCTATTTTATCGGGGAAAAGGACATCAAGACCCGCTTCCTGGTTCAGCGTATCGCCTCCATCGAATACATCGTAACTGCCAACGAGTACGAGGCCCTGGTCCTTGAAAACAACCTGATCAAGCAGTGGACACCCCGCTACAATGTGAACCTCAAGGACGGGAAGAGCTACCCGGTAATACGGATTACCGCGGATGAGTTTCCCCGGGTTTTCCGTACCCGCCGGATTGTGCGGGACGGTTCGGAATACTTCGGTCCCTATCCGGATGCCCGCAGTGTCGACCGCTATCTCGAACTCATCGAGCGGCTCTTTCCCTTGAGAAAGTGCAAAGGAAAGCTGAAAAAACGGGATACTCCCTGCCTCTACTATCACATCGGCCGCTGCAGGGCCCCCTGCGTCGGAAAAATCAGCCGGGAGGATTACGCCAGAGAGGTGGACCGGGTGAGGAAACTCCTCTCCGGGGCAACGGAGGAGCTGATCTCCGATCTGAAGGCGGAGATGGAAGAGGCTGCTGCGGACCTCAAGTTCGAAAAGGCCGCCTCCCTGCGGGATTCCATCGCCGCGGTGGTGAGCGTCGAGGAGGGACAGCAGGTCCAGGATTTCCAGGAGGAATCCCGGGACTACCTTGCGGTGGCAACGGCGGGACGCTTTGCATCCTTCGCGGTAATGCAGATGCGGGGAGGCAAGCTGGTGGGCCGTGAGCTCTACGGCAATGTGAGTCCCCAGGACGAGGAAGAGCTCCTCTTCGATTTTCTCCTGCAGTATTATACCCCGGACCACCGGCCACCGGAGATCATCTATCTCTCCCACCGGGTCAACAAGGCTCTTCTGGGGGAATTTTTCAGCTCCCAGGGATGGACTGAATGCTCCGTGGAGGTCCCGGAGGAAGGGCGGCATCGATCCATCGTGCACATGGCCTTGGAGAACGCCTCCATGGATGTCCAGAAGAGACAGAAGGCCTCGGCCAATCTGCCTGCCCTGGAGGAACTTCGTATAGTACTGGGACTCGGGAGTCTGCCCCGGCGTATCGAGGGCTTTGATATCGCCCACCTGGCGGGAAAGCATACCGTGGCTTCTCTGGTCTCCTTCTACAACGGGAACCCTGACAAGAAGAACTACCGCTCCTTCAATATACGCAGTTTAAAAGGTGAAATCGACGATTTTCAGGCCATGCGGGAGGCCATGGCCCGGCGTTATACCCGGGTGCTGAATGAAGGTCTTCCCCGTCCGGACCTGGTAGTCATCGACGGCGGTAAGGGTCAGCTCAATGCGGCACTGGAAATCATCCGGGGGCTGGGTCTTGAGGAGGTCGCGGTAATCGGTCTTGCGAAAAAGAATGAGGAGATCTTTCTTCCCGGCCGGAGTGATCCGGTGAGTCTGCCGGAGACCGCGGAGGCCCTGAAGGTCCTGCAGGCGGTGCGGGACGAGTCCCACCGTTTCGCCACCTCCCTGAGCCGCCGTCAGAGGAGCTCTGATCTGCATCTGGGCCGCTTGACGGGTATTCCCGGAATCGGAGAGCGCCGGGCTGCCGCGCTGATTCAGGAGTTCGGAGGTATCGACGGGCTGTCCGCGGCCAGTTACGAGGATCTGCGGAACCGTGGACGGCTTCCGGAAGCGGTGGCGGAACGGGTGGTGGCGGAATTCTCGGCGAAGAAACCGGATTCCGGAAATTAA
- a CDS encoding CoA-acylating methylmalonate-semialdehyde dehydrogenase — protein sequence MAVRKLKNYVNGAWVDPAGASYLDVENPSTGEVISQVPLTPRQETDRAIEAAYEAYLSWKDVPVSRRVSYLFKLRDLLEENEEKISRILVEEMGKSLPDARAEMKRVFENVEVACGMPVMQQGDKLIGASFEIDGEVIRLPMGVFGMIAPFNFPAMVPFWFLPYAIATGNSFVVKASKQVPNTMNFITELIHQTGLPAGVYTLINGDRTVADAFMEHPLVQGVSLVGSTPTCRLMARKCAENGKRFQAMGGAKNHLVVMPDARLNEVIRNMITSCFGCAGQRCMAASAIVCVGDDTYARVTEEFVRAARDVITTNPLDPAVADESMVMGPVISAKAKEFILGMIDTGVKEGAELLLDGRDIKVAGYEKGYYIGPTVFGGVKPGMQIHQTEIFGPVVVILKADSLDEAIGIINDHQYGNGASIYTQNGWFARKFKIEVKAGMIGVNVGIPAPVAYLPFGGMKNSQFADIKAQGKAIVNFYTEDKIITERFWSEEG from the coding sequence ATGGCAGTCCGTAAACTCAAGAACTATGTAAACGGCGCGTGGGTGGATCCCGCCGGCGCGTCCTACCTGGATGTTGAAAACCCGAGCACCGGAGAGGTGATCTCCCAGGTCCCCCTGACCCCGCGGCAGGAGACCGACAGGGCGATTGAAGCAGCCTACGAGGCCTATCTTTCCTGGAAGGATGTTCCCGTCTCCAGGCGGGTGAGCTACCTCTTCAAGCTGCGGGATTTACTGGAGGAGAACGAGGAGAAGATCAGCCGCATTCTGGTGGAGGAGATGGGCAAGTCTTTGCCTGACGCCAGGGCGGAGATGAAGCGGGTTTTCGAAAACGTCGAGGTGGCCTGCGGCATGCCGGTGATGCAGCAGGGCGACAAGCTGATCGGGGCCTCCTTCGAGATCGACGGAGAGGTGATCCGTCTTCCCATGGGGGTTTTTGGTATGATTGCTCCCTTTAACTTTCCCGCCATGGTCCCCTTCTGGTTTCTGCCCTATGCGATAGCCACGGGAAACAGCTTCGTCGTCAAGGCTTCTAAACAGGTGCCGAACACGATGAACTTCATTACCGAGCTGATCCATCAGACGGGACTTCCGGCGGGAGTCTATACCCTCATCAACGGTGACCGGACTGTGGCGGATGCCTTCATGGAACATCCCCTGGTGCAGGGAGTCTCCCTGGTGGGGTCCACTCCCACCTGCAGGCTGATGGCCAGAAAGTGCGCTGAGAACGGCAAACGCTTCCAGGCCATGGGGGGCGCCAAGAATCACCTGGTGGTCATGCCGGACGCCCGTCTCAACGAGGTTATCCGGAACATGATCACCTCCTGTTTCGGTTGTGCAGGACAGCGCTGCATGGCTGCCTCCGCCATTGTCTGCGTCGGGGACGATACCTACGCCAGGGTGACCGAAGAGTTCGTCAGGGCAGCCAGGGATGTAATCACCACCAATCCCCTCGATCCGGCGGTGGCCGACGAGAGCATGGTAATGGGACCGGTAATCTCCGCCAAAGCGAAGGAGTTTATCCTGGGGATGATCGACACGGGGGTCAAGGAGGGGGCCGAACTGCTCCTGGACGGCCGGGATATCAAGGTCGCGGGATACGAGAAGGGCTACTATATCGGTCCCACGGTTTTCGGCGGGGTCAAACCGGGAATGCAGATCCACCAGACCGAGATCTTCGGACCCGTGGTGGTCATTCTGAAGGCCGACAGCCTGGACGAGGCAATCGGCATCATCAACGATCACCAGTACGGCAACGGCGCCTCCATCTACACCCAGAACGGCTGGTTCGCCCGGAAGTTCAAGATCGAGGTCAAGGCCGGCATGATCGGCGTGAACGTCGGGATTCCCGCTCCGGTGGCCTACCTTCCCTTCGGCGGTATGAAGAACTCCCAGTTCGCCGACATCAAGGCCCAGGGCAAGGCGATTGTCAATTTTTATACCGAGGACAAGATCATTACCGAACGCTTCTGGTCAGAAGAGGGCTGA
- a CDS encoding transaldolase family protein → MKDAKLYGPLHEMAETTCTDFWNDSCSVNEMSYAIENGAVGGTSNPVIVGNVLKAEFEEWKPRLKALIDESSDSDEETLAWRIIEEMTMKAAILLHPIFEKSNGKKGRLSIQTNPRFFRNSEVMVDQAIHFASLYPNNNIKIPVTKAGIETIEELTYKGVSINATVCFTVPQSIAVAEAVERGISRRAKEGIDSSTMSPICTIMVGRLDDWLKIVADRKGIITDPGYFEWAGVATLKKAYKIFKERGYSSRLLAAAYRNHMHWSQFIGGELSMTIPYGWQKKFNSSDITVKDRIDDPVDDRIIDELYRKFPDFQKAYDEEGLTLEEFESFGATRRTLRSFIEGYDKLLQMIRDLMLSDPDIQGE, encoded by the coding sequence ATGAAAGATGCTAAATTGTATGGACCGCTCCATGAAATGGCAGAGACAACATGTACGGATTTTTGGAACGACTCATGCTCGGTTAATGAAATGAGCTATGCCATTGAAAATGGAGCAGTAGGTGGAACTAGCAATCCTGTTATCGTTGGGAATGTGCTTAAAGCGGAGTTTGAAGAATGGAAACCCAGGTTAAAAGCATTGATTGATGAATCATCTGATTCCGATGAGGAAACATTAGCGTGGCGAATCATAGAAGAAATGACTATGAAGGCAGCAATCCTGCTGCATCCTATTTTTGAAAAGAGTAATGGAAAAAAAGGGAGATTATCAATTCAAACCAACCCAAGATTTTTTCGAAACTCAGAGGTTATGGTCGACCAAGCAATTCATTTTGCTTCTCTCTATCCAAATAATAACATAAAGATTCCGGTTACAAAGGCCGGTATCGAGACTATAGAAGAACTTACGTATAAAGGTGTAAGCATAAACGCTACGGTGTGTTTTACCGTACCCCAGAGTATTGCGGTTGCAGAAGCTGTGGAAAGAGGAATCTCACGCAGAGCAAAGGAAGGGATAGATAGCTCGACAATGAGTCCTATTTGCACAATCATGGTAGGACGCCTTGATGATTGGTTAAAAATCGTTGCTGATCGCAAAGGGATTATTACCGATCCTGGTTATTTTGAATGGGCAGGGGTGGCAACTCTAAAAAAGGCTTATAAAATTTTTAAAGAACGTGGTTATTCTTCCCGTTTATTGGCGGCAGCTTATCGAAACCATATGCATTGGTCACAATTTATCGGTGGAGAATTATCCATGACTATTCCATATGGATGGCAGAAAAAATTTAATTCTTCTGATATAACGGTTAAGGACAGAATAGATGATCCTGTTGATGATAGAATCATCGATGAACTGTACAGAAAATTCCCGGATTTCCAAAAAGCTTATGATGAAGAGGGATTAACTCTAGAGGAATTTGAATCTTTTGGAGCGACTAGAAGAACTTTGAGATCTTTTATTGAAGGTTATGATAAACTGTTGCAGATGATACGGGATCTTATGTTGTCTGATCCAGATATTCAAGGAGAGTAG
- a CDS encoding sulfite exporter TauE/SafE family protein, which yields MTVIQILASGSIVLITHLVQTVTGFGSTVLALPFLSQIISLKAAIPTLAILSWILSLYIVCLHWRRIVFRQYLIILAFVSIGLPFGIIIFRIFQASFLQKALAIFIIIISIKNLIEVKIIKFKNSHRTKILINNFSVVKRWSLYALLILGGVIHGAFASGGPLIVLYTASAIKDFGSFRSTLSLLWITFNTILILNYFISSSFTVQNFRDTAILIPFLFLGIWIGDAAHNYFSKFNVKPIISAVLGMTGIIMLVS from the coding sequence ATGACTGTTATTCAGATCTTGGCTTCTGGTTCTATTGTGTTAATTACACATCTGGTTCAAACTGTTACAGGATTTGGTTCGACAGTTCTGGCTTTACCTTTTCTATCTCAGATCATTAGTCTGAAAGCGGCAATACCGACGTTAGCGATTTTATCTTGGATTCTCTCTCTTTATATTGTATGTCTACATTGGAGAAGGATTGTTTTCCGGCAATATTTAATTATTCTTGCCTTCGTTTCCATTGGATTGCCATTTGGGATAATTATATTCAGGATATTCCAGGCTTCTTTCCTCCAGAAAGCACTTGCGATTTTTATTATAATAATCTCTATCAAAAATCTAATTGAAGTCAAAATAATAAAATTTAAAAATTCCCATAGAACCAAGATTCTAATCAATAATTTCAGTGTAGTTAAAAGATGGAGTTTGTATGCCTTGCTAATACTTGGTGGAGTAATACACGGAGCTTTTGCCTCAGGAGGACCTCTGATTGTTTTATACACTGCCTCAGCTATAAAGGATTTTGGTTCCTTTCGATCTACTCTTAGCTTATTATGGATAACCTTCAATACCATTCTAATACTCAACTACTTTATATCAAGCTCTTTTACTGTGCAAAATTTTCGAGATACAGCAATTTTGATACCATTTCTTTTTCTTGGCATATGGATTGGCGATGCGGCTCACAATTATTTTAGTAAGTTTAATGTCAAACCTATAATATCGGCTGTCCTCGGTATGACCGGAATAATAATGCTTGTGTCGTGA